Proteins encoded by one window of Deinococcus radiodurans R1 = ATCC 13939 = DSM 20539:
- a CDS encoding glycerol-3-phosphate acyltransferase, with the protein MRAVVSLAVVFVLSYLLGSLVAGVLYSRGRGEDIRGRDLPGGSGTYRQYGKGAAAAVTLADILKGAAAVGLALWLAPQALPLATALATFGVVFGHCYPVWFGFRGGGGIAPFLGAMLVVAPWTLLATVTFALALIPLYRATLQPRLRLNAIPFATVVAVPVGLLIASRLGGGAEFLAGSAAMGIRAVHLLAEQRA; encoded by the coding sequence ATGCGGGCTGTGGTTTCGCTCGCCGTGGTTTTCGTGCTGTCTTACCTGCTGGGGTCGCTGGTGGCGGGCGTGCTGTACTCGCGCGGGCGCGGCGAGGACATCCGGGGGCGCGACCTGCCCGGTGGCAGCGGCACCTACCGGCAGTACGGCAAGGGCGCGGCGGCGGCGGTAACGCTGGCCGACATTCTCAAGGGCGCGGCAGCCGTGGGGCTGGCGCTGTGGCTCGCGCCGCAAGCCCTTCCCCTGGCAACGGCGCTGGCGACCTTCGGGGTCGTGTTCGGGCACTGTTACCCGGTGTGGTTCGGTTTCCGGGGGGGCGGCGGCATCGCGCCTTTTCTGGGGGCCATGCTGGTGGTCGCGCCCTGGACGCTGCTGGCGACGGTGACCTTCGCGCTGGCCCTCATTCCGCTGTACCGGGCGACGCTGCAACCCCGGCTGCGGCTCAACGCGATTCCCTTCGCCACGGTGGTGGCGGTGCCGGTGGGTCTGCTGATCGCCTCGCGCCTCGGCGGCGGGGCCGAGTTTCTGGCCG